One Dehalococcoidales bacterium genomic window carries:
- the rnpA gene encoding ribonuclease P protein component, which translates to MAKKERITCTSDYLSVHRKGRPWGSRFLVAKVLPNGMDYSRYGYVVSKKIGNAVVRNKTKRLLREIMRQVNLKPGFDIVFITRAGIADLGYQELKKTVLRLLSQAALITEHNEKTIFDVN; encoded by the coding sequence ATGGCAAAAAAAGAACGTATTACTTGTACCTCGGATTATCTCTCCGTGCATCGCAAAGGCAGGCCTTGGGGCAGCCGATTTCTGGTTGCGAAGGTTTTGCCGAACGGAATGGATTATTCCAGATACGGATATGTCGTCAGCAAGAAAATAGGCAATGCGGTTGTCAGGAATAAAACCAAGCGTTTGCTGCGAGAGATAATGAGGCAGGTTAACCTAAAACCCGGGTTTGATATAGTTTTTATTACCCGGGCGGGGATAGCCGATTTAGGGTATCAGGAATTAAAAAAGACGGTTTTGAGATTATTATCGCAAGCCGCTTTAATAACGGAGCACAATGAAAAAACCATTTTTGATGTTAATTAG
- the yidD gene encoding membrane protein insertion efficiency factor YidD, with the protein MKKPFLMLIRFYQLTISKVLPSSCRYSPTCSQYTYEAIVRFGVFRGTWMGMKRIARCHPWHEGGFDPVPEANGKPQ; encoded by the coding sequence ATGAAAAAACCATTTTTGATGTTAATTAGGTTTTACCAGTTAACCATATCAAAGGTCTTGCCTTCCAGCTGTCGCTATTCCCCCACATGTTCGCAATATACATACGAGGCTATCGTTAGATTCGGTGTTTTTCGCGGTACCTGGATGGGCATGAAAAGAATTGCCCGTTGTCATCCCTGGCATGAGGGCGGGTTTGACCCCGTTCCGGAAGCAAACGGGAAGCCCCAATAA
- the rpmH gene encoding 50S ribosomal protein L34, producing the protein MVPKRTYQPKRIPRRREHGFLARMSTRGGRAVLRARRLRGRKRLTVV; encoded by the coding sequence AGAGAACATACCAACCGAAAAGGATTCCCAGAAGAAGAGAGCACGGCTTCTTGGCTCGGATGAGTACCAGGGGCGGAAGAGCTGTATTAAGAGCAAGAAGGCTCAGAGGTCGTAAGCGTTTAACCGTTGTTTAA